A genomic region of Bradyrhizobium sp. ORS 278 contains the following coding sequences:
- a CDS encoding HNH endonuclease has product MSATNPALVLNADFQPLSYFPLSVVCWEDAIRAVVSESHVVVAEYDRIVRSPSVTMRLPSVIALRDYVRPTMRVPFTRFNVFLRDRFECQYCGGRYLHGELTFDHVVPRADGGETSWTNIVAACSPCNARKDRRYLEPRRPPFEPTRQELMAAQRLFPPRFLHETWQDYLYWDVELER; this is encoded by the coding sequence ATGTCAGCCACAAACCCCGCGCTCGTTCTCAACGCCGACTTCCAGCCGCTCAGCTACTTCCCGCTGTCGGTGGTTTGCTGGGAGGATGCGATCCGGGCCGTGGTCAGCGAGTCTCACGTGGTCGTCGCCGAATACGACCGGATCGTGCGCAGCCCGAGCGTCACGATGCGGCTGCCGTCGGTGATCGCGTTGCGCGACTATGTCAGGCCGACGATGCGCGTTCCGTTCACGCGCTTCAACGTCTTCCTGCGCGATCGCTTCGAATGTCAGTATTGCGGCGGCCGCTATCTCCACGGCGAGCTGACGTTCGACCACGTGGTGCCGCGCGCCGACGGCGGCGAGACGTCGTGGACCAACATTGTCGCCGCCTGCAGCCCCTGCAACGCGCGCAAGGACCGGCGCTATCTCGAGCCGCGGCGGCCTCCGTTCGAGCCGACGCGACAGGAGTTGATGGCCGCGCAGCGCCTGTTCCCGCCGCGTTTCCTGCATGAGACGTGGCAGGACTACTTGTATTGGGATGTGGAGCTGGAGCGGTGA
- a CDS encoding RtcB family protein: MRADPYQERARQLAIEAGLDPDARIERPGQRSMPLWCTFRDAARKEQLAREAEALADTVASRPQAARYQNSPLKVFGSHEDATIAQMRNCMSVGNAVAGVICADGHLGYAQPVGGVIAYEKQISISGVGFDIGCGNMAVRLDTQFSAIEDQVGTIIKDVSKVISFGVGRKNAERVEHELFDDADAWRASDMDAYRQKAVGQLGTVGSGNHYVDLMRDEDGSVWIGVHFGSRGLGHTSATRYLKAAGGKDGMNVPPAVVDEDSEVGQRYIAAMQLAGRYAYAGREWVVERVRQIIGGAVTDSVHNHHNYAWRETHDGRDLWVVRKGATPAFPGQRGFVGGSMGDDAVIIEGVESEEAKASLYSTVHGAGRLFGRREAKRRFTRAEMDAWLQSRGVTLVGADLDESPMAYRRLPEVLAEHAGSVKVMHTLRPFAVAMAGEGEFDPFKD, from the coding sequence ATGAGAGCGGATCCCTATCAGGAGCGTGCGCGGCAGCTGGCGATCGAAGCCGGCCTCGATCCGGATGCGCGGATCGAGCGGCCCGGGCAGCGCTCGATGCCGCTGTGGTGCACGTTCCGCGATGCGGCGCGCAAGGAGCAGCTCGCGCGCGAGGCCGAGGCGCTGGCCGATACGGTCGCGAGCCGGCCGCAGGCGGCGCGGTATCAGAACAGCCCGCTGAAGGTGTTCGGGAGCCACGAGGATGCGACGATCGCCCAGATGCGCAACTGCATGAGCGTTGGCAACGCTGTCGCCGGCGTGATCTGTGCCGACGGTCATCTCGGCTATGCGCAGCCTGTCGGGGGTGTGATCGCCTATGAGAAGCAGATCAGCATCTCCGGCGTCGGCTTCGACATCGGTTGCGGCAACATGGCGGTGCGGCTCGACACCCAGTTCAGCGCGATCGAGGACCAGGTCGGCACGATCATCAAGGATGTGTCGAAGGTGATATCGTTCGGCGTCGGCCGCAAGAACGCCGAGCGCGTCGAGCATGAGCTGTTCGATGATGCCGATGCTTGGCGTGCGTCCGACATGGATGCGTACCGGCAGAAGGCGGTCGGGCAGCTCGGCACGGTCGGCTCGGGCAACCATTATGTCGACCTGATGCGCGACGAGGACGGCTCCGTCTGGATCGGCGTGCATTTCGGTAGCCGTGGTCTCGGCCACACCTCGGCGACGCGCTACCTCAAGGCGGCCGGCGGCAAGGACGGCATGAACGTGCCGCCCGCTGTCGTCGACGAGGACTCCGAGGTCGGGCAGCGCTACATCGCCGCGATGCAGCTCGCCGGGCGCTACGCCTATGCGGGTCGCGAGTGGGTAGTGGAGCGCGTTCGCCAGATCATCGGCGGTGCGGTCACCGACAGCGTGCACAACCACCATAACTACGCATGGCGTGAGACCCACGACGGACGTGACCTGTGGGTGGTGCGCAAGGGCGCCACGCCGGCATTTCCGGGCCAGCGCGGCTTCGTCGGCGGCTCGATGGGCGACGACGCCGTCATCATCGAGGGCGTGGAGTCGGAGGAGGCCAAGGCTTCGTTGTACTCCACCGTGCACGGAGCTGGTCGCTTGTTCGGCCGGCGTGAGGCGAAGCGACGCTTCACCCGCGCCGAGATGGACGCGTGGCTGCAGAGCCGCGGCGTTACCCTGGTGGGTGCCGACCTCGACGAGAGCCCGATGGCTTATCGACGCCTGCCCGAGGTGCTGGCCGAGCATGCAGGCTCGGTGAAGGTCATGCATACGCTTCGGCCGTTCGCCGTGGCGATGGCGGGCGAGGGCGAGTTCGATCCGTTCAAGGATTGA
- the lepB gene encoding signal peptidase I, with translation MAILEARAIGPRREPWWAIAGIFTAGFVLLCLLLASPVLIRTFLYQPFNIPARSMMPTLLTGDYVFVSKYAYGWGRYTWPLTPPAAGRVWGREPAPGDVVVFRAKDGKTDFIKRVVGVGGDRVQMKEGILFINDKAVPRERLQDVVGTDACGGGATERVKRWREILPNGASYETLDCVDHGYFDNTSAYVVPPGHLFMLGDNRDNSTDSRAAMGFIPVEDVIGRAAMIFFSAAEAKQGQPSRLRTDRIGTTVR, from the coding sequence ATGGCGATCCTGGAGGCGCGAGCGATCGGGCCGCGGCGCGAGCCGTGGTGGGCGATCGCTGGAATTTTCACCGCGGGCTTCGTCCTGCTCTGTCTGCTGCTGGCCTCGCCGGTGCTGATCAGGACCTTCCTCTATCAGCCGTTCAACATTCCCGCGCGTTCGATGATGCCGACGTTGCTGACCGGCGACTACGTCTTCGTTTCGAAATACGCCTATGGCTGGGGCCGCTATACCTGGCCGTTGACGCCGCCGGCCGCGGGGCGCGTCTGGGGCCGCGAGCCGGCGCCAGGCGACGTCGTGGTGTTCCGCGCCAAGGACGGCAAGACGGATTTCATCAAGCGTGTCGTCGGCGTCGGCGGCGACCGCGTCCAGATGAAGGAGGGCATTCTCTTCATCAATGACAAGGCGGTGCCGCGCGAACGTCTCCAGGACGTCGTCGGCACCGACGCTTGTGGCGGCGGAGCGACCGAACGCGTCAAGCGCTGGCGCGAGATCCTGCCGAACGGCGCGAGCTACGAAACGCTGGATTGCGTCGACCATGGCTATTTCGACAACACCAGCGCATATGTCGTTCCGCCGGGGCATCTGTTCATGCTCGGCGACAACCGGGACAACTCCACCGACAGCCGAGCTGCAATGGGCTTCATTCCGGTGGAGGACGTGATCGGCCGTGCCGCGATGATCTTTTTCTCCGCTGCGGAGGCCAAACAAGGCCAGCCCAGCAGGTTGCGCACCGATCGGATCGGGACGACGGTGCGCTAG
- a CDS encoding cysteine hydrolase family protein — MTTPKTLLELSGADLTLPKLAESCLVLIDIQNEYREGPLALPQVEAAIAQAARLLARARAAGSVIIHVAHRGNAGSLFDRSAPRGAIVEAVEPQGGEAVVEKTLPNAFAGTELQTLLTAAGRKNLVLAGFMTHMCVSSTARAALDLGWRLTIDAESCATRDLPDGHGGTLPAASVHQVALAELSDRFAIIVGDGAALI; from the coding sequence ATGACCACCCCCAAAACTCTGCTCGAATTATCAGGCGCCGATCTGACGCTGCCCAAGCTCGCCGAATCCTGCCTCGTGCTGATCGACATCCAGAACGAATATCGCGAGGGCCCGCTGGCGCTGCCGCAGGTCGAGGCTGCGATCGCGCAGGCCGCCCGGCTGTTGGCGCGAGCGCGCGCCGCCGGCAGCGTCATCATCCACGTCGCCCATCGCGGCAATGCGGGCAGCCTGTTCGACCGCAGCGCGCCGCGGGGTGCGATCGTTGAGGCCGTCGAGCCGCAGGGTGGCGAGGCGGTCGTCGAGAAGACGCTGCCGAACGCCTTCGCCGGCACGGAGCTCCAGACCCTGCTGACCGCCGCCGGCCGCAAGAACCTCGTGCTCGCCGGCTTCATGACTCATATGTGCGTGTCGTCGACGGCGCGGGCGGCGCTCGATCTCGGCTGGCGCTTGACCATCGATGCCGAGAGCTGTGCGACACGCGACCTCCCGGACGGCCATGGCGGCACACTGCCGGCGGCGTCGGTGCATCAGGTCGCGCTCGCCGAATTGTCCGATCGCTTCGCGATCATCGTCGGCGACGGCGCCGCGCTGATCTAG
- a CDS encoding LysR family transcriptional regulator, with translation MNWDDLRIIAAVRDGGSYAGAGKRLRIDETTVGRRLARIEAALGVRLFEAVDGMRRPTPACETVLAHVEAMAQHAADITRIGAAQAGVSGRFRIAATPGVAETILAPRLAAVLTAHPGLRLQLLTASGNVSFSHWQADFAIRLRKPEKGDFTITRLGSIGLYLIEPASAAPSLVCAYPDELDAIPEQQALKQRKLIDAARCVTDNVRVMSEVLRSGRAVAVLPEHACRDLFGDASLRVTQLPRRRDVWLLVQTHLKRDPAARVVIDWLRSCFVDYQARE, from the coding sequence ATGAACTGGGACGATCTGCGGATCATCGCGGCGGTGCGCGACGGCGGCAGCTATGCCGGAGCCGGCAAGCGGCTGCGCATCGACGAGACAACCGTCGGCCGGCGGCTGGCGCGCATCGAGGCTGCGCTCGGCGTGCGGCTGTTCGAGGCGGTCGACGGCATGCGCAGGCCGACGCCAGCTTGCGAGACGGTGCTGGCGCATGTCGAGGCGATGGCGCAGCACGCTGCCGACATCACGCGCATCGGGGCCGCGCAGGCCGGAGTGAGCGGCCGTTTCCGTATTGCTGCCACGCCAGGGGTCGCTGAGACGATTCTGGCGCCGCGCCTTGCGGCGGTTCTGACCGCGCATCCGGGCCTGCGACTGCAGCTCTTGACGGCGAGCGGCAATGTCAGCTTTTCGCACTGGCAGGCCGATTTCGCGATCCGGCTGCGCAAGCCCGAGAAGGGCGATTTCACCATCACCCGGCTCGGCAGCATCGGGCTTTATCTCATCGAGCCGGCAAGCGCGGCACCGAGCCTGGTCTGCGCCTATCCGGACGAGCTCGATGCGATTCCCGAGCAGCAGGCCTTGAAGCAGCGCAAACTGATCGATGCCGCGCGCTGCGTCACCGACAATGTGCGGGTGATGTCGGAGGTGTTGCGCAGCGGACGGGCTGTCGCCGTGTTGCCCGAACATGCCTGCCGCGATCTGTTCGGCGATGCATCGCTTCGAGTGACGCAACTACCCAGGCGCCGCGACGTCTGGCTGCTGGTGCAGACGCATTTGAAACGCGATCCGGCGGCACGCGTCGTGATCGATTGGCTCCGAAGTTGTTTTGTGGACTACCAGGCGCGGGAGTGA
- the groL gene encoding chaperonin GroEL (60 kDa chaperone family; promotes refolding of misfolded polypeptides especially under stressful conditions; forms two stacked rings of heptamers to form a barrel-shaped 14mer; ends can be capped by GroES; misfolded proteins enter the barrel where they are refolded when GroES binds), with protein MSAKDVKFGVEARDRMLRGVDILANAVKVTLGPKGRNVVLDKSFGAPRITKDGVTVAKEIELDDKFENMGAQMVREVASKSADAAGDGTTTATVLAQAIVREGAKAVAAGMNPMDLKRGIDLAVEAVVADLVKNSKKVTSNDEIAQVGTISANGDSEIGKFLADAMKKVGNEGVITVEEAKSLETELDVVEGMQFDRGYISPYFVTNADKMRVEMDDAYILINEKKLSSLNELLPLLEAVVQTGKPLVIVAEDVEGEALATLVVNRLRGGLKVAAVKAPGFGDRRKAMLQDIAILTGGQAISEDLGIKLENVNLSMLGRAKKVMIDKENTTIVNGAGKKADIEARVAQIKAQIEETTSDYDREKLQERLAKLAGGVAVIRVGGATEVEVKERKDRVDDAMHATRAAVEEGILPGGGVALLRASEQLKGVRTKNEDQKTGVEIVRKALSAPARQIAINAGEDGSVIVGKILEKEQYAYGFDSQSGDYVNMVSKGIIDPTKVVRTAIQNAASVASLLITTEAMVAELPKKAAAGPAMPPGGGMGGMDF; from the coding sequence ATGTCAGCGAAAGACGTAAAGTTCGGCGTCGAAGCCCGCGACCGCATGCTGCGCGGCGTGGACATTCTCGCCAATGCCGTGAAGGTCACGCTCGGTCCGAAGGGCCGCAACGTCGTCCTCGACAAGTCGTTCGGTGCGCCGCGCATCACCAAGGACGGCGTCACCGTCGCCAAGGAGATCGAGCTCGACGACAAGTTCGAAAACATGGGCGCACAGATGGTGCGCGAGGTCGCTTCGAAGTCCGCTGACGCGGCTGGCGACGGCACCACCACCGCGACCGTGCTGGCCCAGGCCATCGTGCGCGAAGGCGCCAAGGCGGTTGCCGCCGGCATGAACCCGATGGATCTGAAGCGCGGCATCGACCTCGCGGTCGAGGCGGTCGTGGCCGATCTCGTCAAGAACTCCAAGAAGGTCACGTCGAACGACGAGATCGCCCAGGTCGGCACCATCTCCGCCAACGGCGACTCCGAGATCGGCAAGTTCCTCGCCGACGCCATGAAGAAGGTCGGCAACGAGGGTGTCATCACCGTCGAGGAAGCCAAGTCGCTCGAGACCGAGCTCGACGTCGTCGAGGGCATGCAGTTCGATCGCGGCTACATCTCTCCCTACTTCGTCACCAACGCCGACAAGATGCGCGTTGAGATGGACGACGCCTACATCCTCATCAACGAGAAGAAGCTGTCGTCGCTGAACGAGCTGCTGCCGCTGCTCGAGGCCGTGGTGCAGACCGGCAAGCCGCTGGTGATCGTCGCCGAGGACGTCGAGGGCGAGGCTCTGGCTACGCTCGTCGTGAACCGTCTGCGTGGCGGCCTGAAGGTTGCCGCCGTCAAGGCGCCGGGCTTCGGCGACCGCCGCAAGGCCATGCTGCAGGACATCGCGATCCTGACCGGCGGCCAGGCGATCTCGGAAGACCTCGGCATCAAGCTCGAGAACGTCAACCTCTCCATGCTCGGCCGCGCCAAGAAGGTGATGATCGACAAGGAGAACACCACGATCGTCAACGGCGCCGGCAAGAAGGCCGACATCGAGGCGCGCGTGGCGCAGATCAAGGCGCAGATCGAGGAGACCACCTCGGACTACGACCGTGAGAAGCTGCAGGAGCGTCTGGCCAAGCTCGCCGGCGGCGTCGCGGTGATCCGCGTCGGCGGCGCGACCGAGGTCGAGGTGAAGGAGCGCAAGGATCGCGTTGACGACGCGATGCATGCGACCCGCGCGGCTGTCGAGGAAGGCATCCTGCCGGGCGGCGGCGTCGCCCTGCTCCGTGCCTCCGAGCAGCTCAAGGGTGTCCGCACCAAGAACGAGGACCAGAAGACCGGTGTCGAGATCGTCCGCAAGGCGCTCTCCGCTCCGGCCCGCCAGATCGCCATCAACGCGGGCGAGGACGGTTCGGTCATCGTCGGCAAGATCCTCGAGAAGGAGCAGTATGCCTACGGCTTCGACTCGCAGTCGGGCGACTACGTGAACATGGTGTCCAAGGGCATCATCGACCCGACCAAGGTCGTGCGCACCGCGATCCAGAACGCCGCCTCCGTGGCGAGCCTCTTGATCACGACCGAGGCGATGGTCGCCGAGCTGCCGAAGAAGGCCGCCGCCGGCCCCGCGATGCCTCCGGGCGGCGGCATGGGCGGCATGGACTTCTAA
- the groES gene encoding co-chaperone GroES produces MAFRPLHDRVVVKRIDAEEKTAGGIIIPDSAKEKPSQGEVIAVGPGARDESGKLVPLDVQVGDRVLFGKWSGTEVKIDGQELLIMKESDIMGVLTDAGAKKKAA; encoded by the coding sequence ATGGCTTTCCGTCCGCTTCACGACCGCGTCGTGGTCAAGCGCATCGACGCCGAAGAGAAGACCGCTGGCGGCATCATCATCCCCGACTCGGCCAAGGAAAAGCCCTCGCAGGGCGAAGTGATCGCGGTGGGCCCCGGCGCCCGCGACGAGAGCGGCAAGCTGGTCCCGCTCGACGTCCAGGTCGGTGACCGCGTGCTGTTCGGCAAGTGGTCGGGCACCGAGGTCAAGATCGACGGCCAAGAGCTCTTGATCATGAAGGAAAGCGACATCATGGGCGTCCTGACCGACGCCGGCGCCAAGAAGAAGGCCGCTTAA
- a CDS encoding usg protein, with translation MVSRVEVSEDFRKQVLGYGLTTAQILYRMPDHRSLLQTYVWQNYDLFPKFPALQDFLAFWQEKIEGPLHSVTVAHSKLIKPAELRAVDGVFRLH, from the coding sequence ATGGTGTCGAGGGTTGAGGTTTCCGAGGACTTTCGGAAACAGGTGCTGGGTTACGGGCTGACGACCGCGCAGATCCTGTATCGGATGCCGGACCATCGCTCGCTGCTGCAGACCTATGTCTGGCAGAACTACGACCTGTTTCCGAAATTTCCGGCGCTGCAGGATTTCCTGGCGTTCTGGCAGGAGAAGATCGAAGGCCCGCTGCACTCGGTGACGGTGGCGCATTCGAAGCTGATCAAGCCGGCCGAGCTGCGCGCCGTGGATGGCGTGTTCAGGCTGCATTGA